In Vibrio sp. JC009, a single window of DNA contains:
- the sstT gene encoding serine/threonine transporter SstT: MQNENTLIARYAEGNLVLQILVGIVLGALIAVVSPEAAKDVGLLGSLFVGALKAVAPILVFILVAASIANQKKGQHTFMRPIITLYLIGTLAAAFTAVMLSFAFPTTLTLVAGAEGTTPPQGIAEVLNTLLFKLVDNPINALKEANYIGILVWAVGLGIALHHASATTKTVFEDLSHGVSQIVRFIIRLAPFGIFGLVAKTIATTGFGALAGYAQLLVVLLSAMLIIALIVNPIIVYVKTKQNPYPLVFRCLRESGVTAFFTRSSAANIPVNMALCEKLELDEDTYSVSIPLGATINMAGAAITITVLTLAAVHTMGIEVDIATALLLSVVAAVSACGASGVAGGSLLLIPLACSLFGISNDVAMQVVGVGFIIGVLQDSAETALNSSTDVVFTAAVCQSEHQNNA, encoded by the coding sequence ATGCAAAACGAAAACACACTCATCGCAAGATATGCCGAAGGTAATCTGGTTCTCCAGATCCTGGTTGGTATTGTTCTTGGCGCACTTATCGCCGTAGTTTCACCAGAAGCCGCTAAAGACGTAGGTCTGCTTGGTAGTCTTTTTGTTGGCGCTCTGAAAGCTGTTGCACCCATTTTGGTATTCATTCTGGTAGCAGCTTCTATCGCAAATCAGAAAAAAGGCCAGCACACTTTCATGCGTCCGATCATCACACTTTACCTGATCGGTACACTGGCTGCGGCATTTACTGCGGTAATGCTTAGCTTTGCGTTCCCTACAACGCTGACTCTTGTTGCCGGTGCTGAAGGTACTACTCCTCCACAGGGTATTGCTGAAGTACTTAACACACTTCTTTTCAAGCTGGTTGATAACCCAATCAACGCTCTGAAAGAAGCTAACTACATCGGTATTCTTGTTTGGGCTGTAGGTCTTGGTATCGCACTTCACCACGCATCTGCAACCACAAAAACTGTATTTGAAGACCTGAGCCACGGCGTGTCTCAGATCGTTCGCTTTATCATCCGCCTGGCACCATTCGGTATCTTCGGCCTGGTAGCAAAAACTATCGCAACTACTGGTTTCGGCGCTCTGGCTGGTTACGCTCAGCTTCTTGTTGTACTTCTAAGTGCAATGCTGATTATCGCTCTGATTGTTAACCCAATCATCGTTTACGTTAAAACTAAACAGAACCCATACCCGCTTGTATTCCGTTGCCTGCGTGAAAGTGGCGTAACGGCATTCTTCACTCGTTCAAGTGCAGCAAACATTCCGGTAAACATGGCGCTTTGTGAGAAGCTGGAACTGGATGAAGATACTTACTCTGTATCTATCCCTCTGGGCGCAACTATCAACATGGCCGGTGCTGCAATCACAATCACAGTACTGACTCTTGCTGCTGTACACACAATGGGTATCGAAGTAGATATCGCTACTGCACTTCTGCTAAGTGTTGTTGCTGCAGTTTCTGCATGTGGTGCATCTGGCGTTGCAGGTGGCTCTCTGCTACTTATCCCGCTGGCATGTAGCCTGTTCGGTATCTCTAACGACGTTGCTATGCAGGTTGTTGGTGTTGGCTTTATCATCGGCGTACTTCAGGATTCTGCTGAAACAGCCCTGAACAGTTCAACAGATGTTGTGTTCACCGCTGCTGTTTGTCAGTCAGAACACCAGAACAACGCATAA
- a CDS encoding MalM family protein → MRKFAVLSLLPLSLLGCSNMTSNENLVADAIVSEQVCCTSLSDFPWIALKKADSFQFEINEAAPVWGFEGGKSYLSAFEFSEYSGVVRLTLRSRMNKGRVFAPSIDLLDGNYEVKKTVSPEEFQVRFSDALLGNRYEMTLKVDTNKTPYMVVYTDAENIGQEITIPHPAKVRAKESGAPMPIATDPKYLFSYTGELDLEFETLSLSGYKSKQKQKSEREASPSKATEVKAQIKPLMDTQNYYHNSIRAAIKANDIPKALSLLDEAKALNVEGAQEAFVKALNNR, encoded by the coding sequence ATGAGAAAATTTGCTGTATTGTCATTGTTGCCTTTAAGTCTGCTGGGCTGCTCTAACATGACATCTAATGAAAATCTTGTGGCGGACGCTATTGTTAGTGAGCAGGTTTGCTGTACATCTTTGTCAGATTTTCCATGGATTGCTCTGAAAAAAGCAGATTCATTTCAGTTTGAGATTAATGAGGCTGCACCTGTCTGGGGATTTGAAGGTGGTAAAAGTTATCTTTCTGCCTTTGAGTTTTCGGAGTATTCAGGTGTCGTCAGATTAACCCTGCGAAGCCGCATGAACAAAGGCCGGGTATTTGCACCATCCATTGACCTACTGGATGGTAACTATGAAGTGAAAAAGACGGTTAGTCCTGAGGAGTTTCAGGTGCGTTTTTCTGATGCTCTGTTGGGAAACAGGTATGAGATGACGCTGAAAGTAGATACCAATAAAACACCTTATATGGTGGTTTATACCGATGCAGAAAATATAGGACAGGAAATCACTATTCCGCATCCGGCAAAAGTAAGGGCGAAAGAAAGCGGGGCACCTATGCCGATTGCTACTGATCCTAAGTATCTATTTTCTTACACCGGTGAGCTTGACCTGGAATTTGAAACTCTTTCACTGAGCGGATATAAGAGTAAGCAGAAACAAAAATCGGAGAGAGAAGCCTCTCCATCCAAGGCCACTGAAGTTAAAGCCCAGATAAAACCTTTGATGGATACACAGAACTACTATCATAACTCTATCAGGGCAGCGATTAAGGCCAATGACATCCCAAAAGCCCTAAGCCTGCTGGATGAAGCCAAGGCCCTGAACGTAGAAGGTGCTCAGGAAGCCTTTGTAAAAGCCCTAAACAACAGATAG
- a CDS encoding tetratricopeptide repeat protein, producing MTMMTIVLSATGIAFLVIIGWMAMLSGRKKKLAMEKLERERAYRKAIERQREQEKQERLFKAETGHVPTQLYLAKESEIHNPREALYWYERAAMQDNEIAMYGVVRVCARAKEDVVLKQKSHFWQIAIEAHNGSPRAKFEMGKALISGIGVDINIEKGIQVIEEVANDGNAGAQVFMGDWYIAESNKDPKPKLSAEWHFRAAQQNNTDAQVKLGIHYRDGVGVTKNITRAIYWFEVAGERGSAEGQYFAGDTWIGRGSKGNAIAYLWLYLAAHFGWEPAKSKRDDLGNILGVDGVVGLQSMAKPLVKKLTEGALEKHSLINALNKLYKRDSYFPERDGNEFMTAGPETQEPNGEKESKDSESNLDFSMSPMNKSDF from the coding sequence ATGACTATGATGACTATCGTTTTATCCGCGACAGGTATTGCTTTTCTGGTCATCATCGGATGGATGGCGATGCTGTCTGGCAGAAAGAAAAAGCTCGCTATGGAAAAGCTGGAGCGGGAAAGAGCTTACCGTAAAGCGATCGAACGGCAGAGGGAGCAGGAAAAACAAGAGCGGCTGTTCAAAGCGGAAACCGGTCATGTTCCTACCCAGCTTTATCTGGCAAAAGAAAGTGAAATCCACAATCCGAGAGAAGCCCTTTACTGGTATGAGCGTGCCGCTATGCAGGACAATGAAATTGCCATGTATGGTGTGGTGCGTGTCTGTGCCAGAGCAAAAGAGGATGTTGTACTAAAACAGAAATCTCACTTCTGGCAGATTGCTATCGAGGCGCATAACGGCTCTCCCCGCGCCAAGTTCGAAATGGGTAAAGCCCTAATCAGCGGGATTGGTGTTGATATCAACATCGAGAAGGGAATCCAGGTTATTGAAGAAGTGGCCAATGATGGCAATGCAGGAGCTCAGGTTTTTATGGGCGACTGGTATATTGCTGAATCGAACAAAGATCCTAAACCGAAACTCTCGGCAGAATGGCATTTCCGGGCTGCGCAGCAAAACAATACCGATGCCCAGGTGAAACTTGGAATTCATTATCGTGACGGTGTTGGAGTGACCAAAAATATTACCCGGGCTATTTACTGGTTTGAAGTGGCAGGTGAAAGGGGAAGTGCTGAAGGTCAGTACTTTGCCGGTGATACCTGGATTGGAAGAGGCTCTAAGGGTAACGCTATCGCTTACTTATGGCTGTATCTTGCAGCGCACTTTGGCTGGGAGCCGGCAAAATCAAAACGCGATGATTTAGGTAATATTCTGGGTGTAGATGGCGTTGTGGGTCTGCAGTCTATGGCGAAGCCACTGGTGAAGAAATTAACTGAAGGCGCGCTTGAGAAACACTCACTAATTAATGCACTCAACAAGCTATACAAAAGAGACAGCTACTTCCCTGAAAGGGACGGTAACGAGTTTATGACAGCCGGCCCCGAAACGCAGGAGCCTAATGGCGAGAAGGAAAGTAAAGACAGCGAGTCAAATCTGGACTTTTCAATGTCGCCGATGAACAAAAGTGATTTCTAA
- the malT gene encoding HTH-type transcriptional regulator MalT, producing the protein MWIPSKLTRPGRLHNAILRPRVLDLLQQAPFYKLVLFRSPAGYGKTTMAAQWLADKPAVGWYSIDDSDNDTFRFINYFVQAINKATDGCCPNSQTLAERRQFSSLPSLFGELFAELAHYQGVFYVVLDDYHLIKEDEIHEGMRFFLKHMPDNMTLVVTSRATPPLGTANLRVRDLMIEIGNELLAFDTEETTRFFNQRVSEGIDDTTAQNLRTYVEGWPSALQLIALQAQHHRKTLAQSAESVSQFNHAHLWDYLVEEVFDILDTETRHFLMQCSILDTFNDSLVSSLTKREDALSMIESLNKYGLFIYPLEGEQNWYRFHHLFAEFLAHERQSRIPQEENSLHQAAAEAWLDLKIPHQALRHAQKAGNEELIARIITEHGWKMFNHGELQTMESAINQLSKDQLYSKMKLPLLRAWLAQSQHRYTDVNDMLAEAERETEKRNVALNTADKGQINALRAQVAINNNDPDTALELAELALTQLSPTDYRSKIVATSIVGEVNHVMGQLDRALPLMQQTEKLARQYQLFHQALWALLQQSEILLAQGFVQAAYELQDTAFKLIEEQKLHQLPLHEFLLRNRAQILWCWNRLDEAEECAYKGIDVLGNIDQSKHLHSYSMLARIAIGRGELDKATRFIEQIQHLMQQSSYHVDWTANASLSLLLYWQTRGETEAVEHWLETAIRPAEASNHFLQLQWRNIARAQIITNQSERAKETLSFIQSEAEKYHLVTDINRNLIVEATLAVKEDDELLATEKLQHALSMTNQTGMIGNFLVDGASIEPLLKKLTGKTSLGDLEKHRAQQLVKDISSKQRSRSVHFDEEFIDKLVNHPDIPELVRTSPLTQREWQVLGLIYSGFSNEQIAQELDVAGTTIKTHIRNLYQKLNIANRKEAIETAENLLRLMGY; encoded by the coding sequence AGTTCTGGATCTATTGCAACAGGCACCATTTTACAAACTGGTACTGTTCCGCTCGCCTGCCGGCTATGGCAAAACCACCATGGCGGCCCAGTGGCTGGCAGATAAACCCGCTGTAGGTTGGTACAGCATTGACGATAGTGATAACGACACCTTCAGGTTTATCAATTACTTTGTTCAGGCAATCAATAAAGCCACTGATGGCTGTTGTCCTAACTCACAGACACTGGCAGAAAGACGTCAGTTTTCTTCACTACCGTCACTGTTTGGTGAGCTGTTTGCTGAACTGGCTCACTATCAGGGCGTGTTCTATGTGGTGCTGGATGACTACCACCTGATCAAAGAAGACGAGATCCACGAAGGCATGCGTTTTTTCCTGAAACATATGCCGGACAATATGACCTTAGTGGTAACCAGCCGCGCCACGCCGCCGCTGGGAACAGCCAACCTTCGCGTACGCGATCTGATGATCGAAATCGGCAACGAGCTGCTGGCATTTGATACTGAAGAAACCACCCGATTCTTTAACCAGCGCGTATCTGAAGGCATCGACGATACTACGGCGCAAAACCTGAGAACTTATGTGGAGGGCTGGCCTTCAGCACTTCAGTTGATTGCGCTTCAGGCCCAGCACCATAGAAAGACTCTGGCCCAGTCTGCCGAGTCGGTTTCACAGTTTAACCACGCTCATTTGTGGGATTATCTGGTGGAAGAAGTGTTTGACATTCTGGACACTGAAACCCGCCATTTTCTGATGCAGTGCTCGATACTGGACACCTTTAACGACAGTCTGGTGAGCTCATTAACAAAGCGCGAAGATGCGCTGTCGATGATTGAATCGCTGAACAAATACGGCCTGTTTATCTACCCTCTGGAAGGCGAACAGAACTGGTACCGCTTCCACCACCTGTTTGCTGAGTTCCTGGCTCATGAACGGCAGTCACGGATCCCGCAGGAAGAGAACAGCCTTCATCAGGCCGCAGCTGAAGCCTGGCTGGATCTGAAGATTCCGCATCAGGCTCTGCGTCACGCGCAAAAAGCCGGCAACGAAGAGCTGATTGCCCGGATCATTACAGAGCATGGCTGGAAAATGTTTAACCATGGCGAACTGCAAACCATGGAAAGTGCCATTAACCAGCTTTCCAAGGACCAGCTTTACAGCAAGATGAAGCTTCCGCTGCTAAGAGCCTGGCTGGCACAGAGTCAGCACAGATACACAGATGTTAATGACATGCTGGCAGAGGCGGAAAGAGAGACAGAAAAGCGTAATGTTGCACTCAATACCGCCGACAAAGGCCAGATTAATGCGCTAAGAGCGCAGGTTGCCATTAACAATAATGATCCGGATACGGCGCTTGAACTGGCAGAGCTGGCGTTAACTCAGCTCAGCCCCACGGATTACCGGAGTAAGATTGTGGCGACCTCCATCGTGGGTGAAGTCAACCACGTAATGGGACAACTGGACCGGGCGCTGCCTTTAATGCAGCAGACAGAAAAACTGGCAAGGCAATACCAGTTATTCCATCAGGCATTATGGGCACTGCTGCAACAGAGTGAAATCCTGCTTGCACAGGGCTTTGTACAGGCAGCTTATGAGTTACAGGATACCGCCTTTAAGCTGATTGAAGAGCAGAAGCTGCACCAGCTTCCGCTGCATGAGTTCCTGCTGAGAAACCGTGCCCAGATCCTCTGGTGCTGGAACCGTCTGGATGAAGCCGAAGAGTGTGCCTACAAAGGCATTGACGTTCTGGGCAATATCGATCAGAGCAAGCACCTTCACTCATACTCTATGCTGGCGCGCATCGCAATCGGCCGTGGTGAGCTGGATAAAGCCACCCGCTTTATTGAGCAGATCCAGCATCTGATGCAGCAATCAAGCTACCACGTTGACTGGACAGCGAATGCTTCACTTTCCCTGCTGCTTTACTGGCAGACAAGGGGGGAGACCGAAGCGGTGGAGCACTGGCTGGAAACCGCCATCCGTCCGGCAGAGGCCAGTAACCACTTCCTGCAGCTACAGTGGAGAAACATCGCCCGAGCTCAGATCATCACCAATCAGTCAGAGAGAGCGAAAGAAACACTGAGCTTTATTCAGAGCGAAGCGGAAAAATACCATCTGGTTACCGATATCAACCGGAATCTGATTGTTGAAGCAACGCTGGCTGTAAAAGAAGACGACGAGCTGCTTGCGACCGAAAAACTTCAGCATGCGCTGAGCATGACCAACCAGACAGGCATGATTGGTAACTTCCTGGTGGACGGTGCCTCCATTGAGCCTCTTCTGAAAAAGCTGACCGGCAAAACCTCGCTGGGCGATCTGGAGAAACACCGTGCCCAGCAACTGGTCAAGGATATCTCAAGCAAACAGAGAAGCCGCTCGGTGCATTTTGATGAAGAGTTTATCGACAAACTGGTGAATCACCCGGATATTCCTGAGCTGGTACGAACCAGTCCGCTGACTCAGCGAGAATGGCAGGTGCTGGGGCTTATCTACTCAGGATTCAGTAACGAGCAGATAGCACAGGAGCTGGATGTTGCCGGGACCACCATCAAAACCCATATCCGGAATCTGTATCAGAAACTCAACATAGCAAACCGTAAAGAAGCTATTGAGACGGCAGAAAACCTGCTCAGGCTGATGGGATATTAA
- a CDS encoding SCO family protein: MSKNWSLIIVVAFVMGYSAKLYLESQKQIEAERAQAAIEAMVADPVFNDKDNQPVHIFDPEDKRIRIAYFGYTRCPDVCPTSLAMLGGALNEFSDEQLANFWPMYITIDPERDDSARTTQYARYFHKSIDGFSAPMALTRALADKYGVIFKKTELPDSAIGYVVDHSSYFYFLEPDGTLITSIPHTLEPTPISDQMRKLLKERSL, translated from the coding sequence ATGAGTAAGAACTGGTCACTAATTATTGTTGTTGCCTTTGTTATGGGCTACAGCGCTAAGCTATATCTGGAAAGCCAAAAGCAGATTGAAGCAGAAAGAGCTCAGGCTGCTATCGAGGCCATGGTTGCCGATCCGGTTTTCAATGATAAGGATAACCAGCCGGTTCATATTTTTGACCCTGAAGATAAACGGATCCGGATTGCCTATTTTGGCTATACGCGCTGTCCGGATGTTTGCCCTACCTCTCTTGCCATGCTTGGTGGCGCATTAAACGAGTTCAGTGATGAGCAGTTGGCAAACTTCTGGCCTATGTATATCACCATAGATCCTGAACGGGATGACTCGGCACGAACAACTCAATATGCCCGGTATTTCCATAAATCCATTGACGGATTCTCAGCACCTATGGCCCTCACCAGAGCATTGGCCGACAAGTATGGCGTTATATTTAAAAAGACAGAACTGCCAGACTCTGCGATTGGTTATGTTGTCGACCACTCTTCCTATTTTTATTTCTTAGAGCCAGACGGAACCCTGATTACCAGTATTCCTCATACGCTGGAACCCACGCCGATATCCGATCAAATGAGAAAATTACTTAAAGAGAGGAGCCTATAA
- a CDS encoding DUF368 domain-containing protein, translated as MNYLSTFLKGIAMGAADVVPGVSGGTIAFITGIYDTLLESIRRVNPKLLVIWKKEGFKAAFSYINGFFLISLFSGVILSILTLAKLISWLLVTHPIPLWSFFFGLILVSVWHIVRQVEHKDMIRGVFTLLGIAFAYFITVLKPLEMDPTSINVLIAGGIAICAMILPGISGSFILLLLGMYAPILGAAKSMQVDILMLFAGGCVLGLLSFSHLLSWLLKRFRDSTLMFLTGLMIGTLPKIWPWKQTISWRTNSHGEQVPLLQENLFPAEFESVTSQPSQLLLAVSMMLVAIILVLSLEKFADKE; from the coding sequence ATGAACTACCTATCGACATTCCTGAAGGGCATAGCCATGGGAGCGGCAGATGTTGTCCCTGGCGTATCCGGCGGTACAATCGCCTTTATCACCGGTATTTACGACACTCTGCTTGAAAGCATCAGAAGAGTTAACCCTAAGCTTTTGGTTATCTGGAAAAAAGAGGGCTTTAAAGCCGCATTTAGCTATATCAACGGCTTTTTTCTTATCAGCCTGTTTAGCGGCGTTATTCTGAGTATTCTTACTCTGGCTAAGCTCATCTCCTGGCTACTGGTGACTCATCCAATTCCGCTTTGGTCGTTTTTCTTTGGTCTGATCCTGGTTTCAGTCTGGCATATCGTCCGCCAGGTTGAGCACAAGGATATGATACGCGGAGTATTCACACTGCTGGGGATCGCCTTTGCCTACTTTATTACCGTGCTCAAACCGCTGGAGATGGATCCCACCAGTATCAATGTTCTGATTGCCGGTGGCATCGCTATTTGTGCCATGATCCTTCCGGGTATATCCGGCAGCTTTATTCTGCTTCTCCTTGGCATGTACGCACCGATCCTTGGCGCGGCTAAATCCATGCAAGTGGATATTCTGATGCTTTTTGCCGGCGGATGTGTTCTGGGATTGCTGAGTTTCTCCCATCTTCTGTCCTGGCTGTTAAAGCGTTTCCGGGATTCAACACTTATGTTCCTGACCGGGCTGATGATAGGCACACTGCCAAAAATCTGGCCATGGAAGCAAACCATTAGCTGGAGAACCAACTCCCACGGTGAACAGGTGCCTCTTTTGCAGGAAAACCTGTTTCCGGCTGAGTTTGAATCCGTGACCTCCCAGCCCTCCCAGTTACTGCTGGCCGTTTCCATGATGCTGGTTGCGATCATCCTGGTTCTTAGCCTGGAAAAATTCGCTGACAAAGAATAA
- a CDS encoding diguanylate cyclase — translation MESNRRYISALMRACLQLSLLLCWMVSMPVAQADTLPLYILKGGIIPAENIEVLRDPDGKLTIEQVISPRYSNHFSPPDRGLIAINGEPEAIWIHIKVRSKEDSHQTPFWVLSVENPIIEQTRLYKVHNNQAELLPRLKPLESPDSGQFLRNASYRIDPTSSRADYYLKLSYFGPTVAPIHIRSLGEFASNTVVDYALYGLICGAILSISLYNLFLFFSTRRRIFIYYVAYMLSCLTYSLFISGYIPMLLDVSPKLSQLLEWVSLVILMYCSIKFTASFFGLTRANRTIHILFNIYKSALILVLLFAALSLNAYAAILVYVLGLSGLVSYFIIAFDRLNKGLESAKYFILALSFMAGTGTVYMLWHLGMIDLYIKSEIIFSFGPVGESILFAIGIGHRIKVLEATNQQLKVSEEHFKKASRIDGLTGLYNKGYMQEILLREMQFSSRYEQGLCFVIMDIDNFKTHNDTYGHLSGDEVLRCLALSISHNIRSTDYGCRFGGEEFSIILPGSTLDQSKVIAERVRTGFSQFVAEHPELGGMEDVTVSLGVYQVQPDDNLEIIVSRADEALYKAKRSGKNRVVLYEQIYTH, via the coding sequence ATGGAAAGTAACAGGCGTTATATTTCTGCGTTGATGCGGGCTTGTCTCCAGCTAAGTCTTTTGCTTTGCTGGATGGTCAGTATGCCTGTCGCTCAGGCGGACACTCTGCCTCTGTACATCCTCAAAGGCGGCATTATCCCTGCGGAAAATATAGAGGTGTTACGGGATCCGGATGGAAAACTCACCATAGAGCAGGTTATCTCACCCCGCTATTCAAACCACTTTTCACCCCCGGACCGGGGCCTGATAGCAATTAACGGGGAACCAGAAGCGATATGGATTCATATAAAAGTACGCTCAAAAGAAGACAGTCACCAGACTCCCTTCTGGGTACTATCCGTTGAAAACCCAATCATAGAGCAGACCCGACTTTACAAGGTTCACAACAATCAGGCAGAGCTTCTGCCCAGGTTAAAGCCTCTGGAATCACCAGATTCCGGTCAATTCCTGCGAAACGCCAGTTACCGGATAGACCCGACTTCTTCACGGGCAGATTACTATCTGAAGCTCTCCTATTTCGGCCCGACTGTGGCACCGATACATATCCGTTCGCTGGGAGAGTTTGCTTCAAATACCGTTGTAGACTATGCCCTTTATGGCCTGATTTGTGGCGCGATCCTCAGCATTTCTCTCTACAATTTATTTCTCTTTTTCTCCACCAGGCGGCGCATCTTCATCTATTACGTCGCCTATATGCTTTCATGTCTGACCTATTCGCTTTTTATCAGCGGATACATCCCCATGCTACTGGACGTCAGCCCTAAGTTAAGTCAGTTGCTCGAATGGGTTTCACTGGTCATCCTGATGTACTGTTCGATAAAGTTCACCGCCAGCTTTTTCGGCTTAACCCGGGCAAACAGAACGATACACATCCTGTTTAACATCTATAAAAGCGCTCTCATTTTAGTCTTGCTCTTTGCGGCTCTGTCACTGAATGCCTATGCCGCTATTCTTGTTTATGTTCTGGGCCTGTCCGGGCTGGTCAGCTATTTCATCATCGCCTTTGACCGCTTAAACAAAGGCTTAGAATCCGCCAAATACTTTATTCTCGCGCTGTCATTTATGGCGGGCACAGGTACGGTTTACATGCTTTGGCACCTGGGGATGATCGATCTTTACATAAAAAGTGAAATTATCTTCTCGTTCGGACCTGTGGGCGAATCCATCCTTTTTGCTATCGGTATCGGACACCGTATAAAAGTGCTGGAAGCAACAAACCAACAGCTCAAAGTCAGCGAAGAGCACTTTAAAAAAGCATCACGCATCGATGGCCTGACCGGTCTGTACAACAAAGGTTATATGCAGGAAATTCTGCTCAGAGAAATGCAGTTTTCATCCCGCTATGAGCAGGGCCTGTGCTTTGTCATTATGGATATCGACAACTTTAAAACTCACAACGACACCTATGGACACCTGAGCGGAGACGAAGTGCTGAGATGTCTGGCCCTTTCCATCAGTCACAATATACGAAGTACTGATTACGGCTGTCGTTTTGGAGGAGAGGAATTCTCAATTATCCTGCCCGGCTCCACTCTGGATCAGAGTAAAGTCATTGCAGAGCGGGTGCGCACCGGTTTTTCACAGTTCGTTGCAGAACACCCTGAACTTGGCGGCATGGAGGACGTCACTGTCAGCCTTGGTGTCTATCAGGTACAACCGGACGATAATCTGGAGATCATAGTCTCAAGAGCGGATGAAGCCTTATACAAAGCCAAGCGGAGCGGAAAAAACAGAGTCGTTTTATATGAACAAATTTACACACACTGA
- the rsgA gene encoding ribosome small subunit-dependent GTPase A, with product MNSNLNLHQLGWQPFFQQQLTLADYEQTVIARVTAHHRSGYELLSEQGKTILPIRSSLPDMTVGDWVLLSDDGEFIRMLDRLSLFSRKAAGSKLAQQLIAANIDTVFIVCSLNQDFNLSRIERYLAVANEVQVEAVIVLTKADLCDDSDEKKAQVMSLDPLLMAETVNGLDPESVKALDAWCKTGKTVAFIGSSGVGKSTLINTLTGHEEQKTQGIREDDDKGRHTTTSRTIHFLSSGGILIDTPGMRELQIADCEHGVQETFSDIEELASQCRFSDCQHQSEPGCAVQAAIESGEVDIRRVNNYFKLLREQARNGATLAELHEKNRKFGKFVKTVTAETRMRKKGY from the coding sequence ATGAATTCAAACTTAAATTTACACCAGCTTGGCTGGCAACCTTTTTTTCAGCAACAACTGACTTTAGCGGATTACGAACAGACGGTTATCGCACGTGTCACCGCGCATCACCGCAGCGGTTATGAACTGCTTTCAGAGCAGGGAAAAACCATTCTGCCGATACGCAGCAGCCTGCCTGATATGACTGTCGGAGACTGGGTACTTCTCAGTGATGACGGCGAGTTTATCCGTATGCTTGACCGGTTATCTCTGTTTAGCCGCAAGGCAGCAGGAAGCAAATTGGCGCAGCAGTTAATTGCCGCCAATATCGATACGGTATTTATTGTCTGCTCTCTGAATCAGGATTTTAATCTCAGCCGTATCGAGCGTTATCTGGCTGTCGCAAACGAAGTTCAAGTCGAAGCGGTAATCGTTCTGACCAAGGCAGACCTTTGTGATGACAGTGACGAAAAGAAAGCTCAGGTAATGAGCCTTGATCCTCTGCTGATGGCAGAAACCGTTAACGGACTGGATCCGGAATCGGTTAAAGCTTTAGATGCATGGTGTAAAACTGGCAAAACCGTCGCATTTATCGGCTCATCCGGCGTAGGCAAATCCACCCTGATTAATACGCTCACCGGGCATGAAGAGCAGAAAACTCAGGGGATCAGAGAAGATGATGATAAAGGAAGGCACACAACCACTTCCCGGACAATCCATTTTCTCAGCTCAGGCGGGATCCTGATCGACACCCCAGGAATGAGGGAGCTGCAAATCGCAGACTGCGAACACGGCGTGCAGGAAACCTTCAGCGATATCGAAGAGCTTGCATCGCAATGCCGTTTTTCAGACTGCCAGCATCAGTCCGAACCGGGATGCGCCGTTCAGGCAGCTATCGAAAGTGGAGAAGTGGATATCAGACGGGTAAATAACTACTTCAAACTGCTTAGGGAACAAGCCAGAAACGGGGCAACTCTTGCAGAACTGCATGAGAAAAACCGTAAATTTGGCAAGTTCGTAAAAACCGTAACCGCAGAGACGCGAATGCGGAAGAAGGGCTATTGA
- a CDS encoding copper chaperone PCu(A)C: MQRSGLILLTLLTSSFTFAGSGIEIHKPYARAMPPSAPASAVFMTLKNNASQDRAIISASTPAAGKVELHDHIMDGDVMKMRQIPEIVIPANGKTVLKPGSLHIMLFELQQTFTEGEEIEVTVNYKNGQSQTFTAPVVKVMKGMKMKH; this comes from the coding sequence ATGCAACGCAGCGGACTGATTTTACTTACTCTGTTAACCAGTAGCTTTACTTTCGCAGGCAGCGGTATAGAGATCCATAAACCCTATGCCCGGGCAATGCCGCCAAGCGCTCCGGCAAGTGCCGTCTTTATGACTCTAAAAAATAACGCTAGCCAGGATCGGGCAATAATCTCAGCTTCAACACCGGCTGCCGGAAAAGTAGAGCTGCATGATCACATCATGGACGGTGACGTAATGAAGATGCGGCAGATTCCGGAAATAGTGATTCCGGCTAATGGGAAAACCGTTTTGAAACCCGGAAGCCTGCATATTATGCTGTTTGAGCTGCAACAGACATTTACTGAAGGCGAAGAAATAGAAGTTACCGTGAATTATAAAAACGGCCAGAGTCAGACTTTTACCGCTCCGGTAGTAAAAGTGATGAAAGGCATGAAAATGAAGCACTAA